One Cupriavidus oxalaticus genomic region harbors:
- a CDS encoding nitrate reductase cytochrome c-type subunit, protein MKPSRSWLPLLALLTLLLAVLATAPLPARAQQQPQQGLVDAMRGPTPIGNEAKAPILYPTENKDIRRNRNYTMQPPTIPHKIDGYQVDKDFNRCMFCHARTRTEETQAIPVSITHYMDRDNNVLAEVSPRRYFCTQCHVPQAEAKPLVGNSFIDVEQMLKRKPGAKGAADTKGAAK, encoded by the coding sequence ATGAAACCGAGTCGATCCTGGCTGCCACTGCTGGCCTTGCTCACGCTGCTGCTGGCGGTGCTGGCGACGGCACCGCTGCCGGCGCGCGCGCAGCAGCAACCGCAGCAAGGCCTGGTCGATGCCATGCGCGGGCCCACACCCATCGGCAACGAGGCCAAGGCCCCGATCCTGTACCCGACCGAGAACAAGGACATCCGCCGCAACCGCAACTACACCATGCAGCCGCCGACGATCCCGCACAAGATCGACGGCTACCAGGTCGACAAGGATTTCAACCGCTGCATGTTCTGCCACGCGCGCACCCGCACCGAAGAGACCCAGGCGATCCCGGTCAGCATCACGCACTACATGGACCGCGACAACAACGTGCTGGCCGAAGTGTCGCCGCGCCGCTATTTCTGCACGCAATGCCACGTGCCGCAGGCGGAGGCCAAGCCACTGGTGGGCAATAGCTTCATCGATGTCGAGCAGATGCTCAAGCGCAAGCCCGGCGCGAAAGGAGCGGCCGACACCAAGGGAGCGGCCAAATAA
- a CDS encoding cytochrome c3 family protein yields MLDLLKRYWRTINRPSAYFSLGFLTLGGFVAGVVFWGAFNTALELTNTEQFCTGCHEMRDNVYQELQGTIHFTNRSGVRAKCSDCHVPHNWTDKMARKMQASKEVWAKVFGTVDTREKFQAHRLTLAQHEWARFKANDSLECRNCHDYQSMDFTRQSPRAQAMHSTYLANKEKTCIDCHKGIAHHLPDVSKAEEK; encoded by the coding sequence ATGCTCGACCTGCTCAAGCGCTACTGGCGGACCATCAACCGGCCCAGTGCGTATTTCAGCCTGGGCTTCCTGACACTGGGCGGCTTTGTCGCCGGCGTGGTGTTCTGGGGCGCGTTCAATACCGCGCTGGAACTGACCAACACCGAGCAGTTCTGCACCGGCTGCCACGAGATGCGCGACAACGTCTACCAGGAGCTGCAGGGCACCATCCACTTCACCAACCGCAGCGGCGTGCGCGCCAAATGCTCGGACTGCCACGTGCCGCACAACTGGACCGACAAGATGGCGCGCAAGATGCAGGCGTCCAAGGAGGTCTGGGCCAAGGTCTTCGGCACCGTCGACACACGCGAGAAGTTCCAGGCGCACCGGCTCACGCTGGCACAGCACGAATGGGCCCGCTTCAAGGCCAACGATTCGCTGGAATGCCGCAACTGCCATGACTACCAGTCGATGGACTTCACGCGGCAGAGCCCGCGCGCGCAGGCCATGCACTCGACTTATCTCGCCAACAAGGAAAAGACCTGCATCGACTGCCACAAGGGGATCGCGCACCACCTGCCAGACGTATCCAAGGCCGAGGAGAAATGA